A segment of the Cucurbita pepo subsp. pepo cultivar mu-cu-16 unplaced genomic scaffold, ASM280686v2 Cp4.1_scaffold000134, whole genome shotgun sequence genome:
CTTCTGAACCACGACGACGAGTTTCCCCAACTGGGTGCCGCCGCTCTCACCCACCACATCGTCTCCCTTACTTCCACCACTTATGGCCTTCTTAACCTCGACCCACCTTCCGCTGCCACCCCAGCTCCGCCGCCCAGGTTCACCTTTGGCTCTGTTTTTCCTACTCCCCTCTCTGAACCCAAATCTGAGCCGGAGGTTATCAATTCCTGGGAGCTCATGGATGGCCTCGATGCTGACAGCTTTCgattctctcttctttctcaatCTAAGAAATTTGCTCTCAAGGATTTTGATTCCAACAAGGAGAATTCCAATCCCAATTGCCCCAATCAGATCGTGGAATCTGCTGTCCTTCGACCATCGTCTCGAGCCGCTCTGACCGCTCCCGTGACAATTCCGTCCCCTGTGAAGCATTTGCTCGACAGGTATGTTGTGCTAAAATTGAACTCAAAACCTTAGACTGATGCTGACTTATAATTGTGTGATCACACCTTGGTCTGAGGtacaacaaaacattttttacaagggtttgactgttataaatgatgttattGCCGGAtacaggcggtgtgccagtgagaacggTAGGCCCtaggagtagattgtgagatcccaccacGATTCGAGAGGGAaccaaacattccttataagggtgtgaaaacttctccttagtaagcacgttttaaaatcttgagggaaagctcgaaatgtggtggattgtgagatttcacatcaattggaaaggggaacgaaacattctttatatgggtgtggaaacttctctctagtattgtgagatctcacatcagtcggagagtggaacaaaacattcttgggtgtcgaaacctctccctagtagatgcattttaaaaccttgaagggaagtccgaacgggagtgaattgtgagatcccacgttggttaaaGAGGAGatcgaaacattccttataagggtgtggaaatctgcAGGCTATGGGTACAATGTGTTTAATCATTTATTCATATTGTTATTCAGATTTGAGGTACTCTGCCCACCGAGCGGGGAGCATCGAGTGGTGGTATACACGACGACCCTACGTGGGATAAGAAAGACCTTTGAGGAATGCAACGCCGTGAGAGCGGCAATCGAAGGCACCGGAGTTCAAATCTGCGAGCGAGACGTGTCGATGGATCGAGGATTCAGAGAAGAGCTAAAGGAATTGATGAAAGGGAGAGGGGAAGAAGGCATGATTCCTCCAAGAGTGTTCATAAGAGGAAGGTACATAGGGAATGGTGAAAAAGTGTTGAAAATGGTAGAAGAAGGAGTTTTAGGTGAATTACTTGAAGGGCTACCAAAAATCAAAGCTGGGTCGGTGTGTGAAGGGTGTGGGAATGCAAGGTTTCTGCCATGTTTTCAGTGCAATGGGAGCTGTAAATTGGTGATgacagtgaaagaaggagGGCTTAAAAGGCTTGGCCATGGCAAGGCTGTGGTTGTCAAATGCCCTGATTGCAATGAAAATGGCCTTGTCCTTTGCCCCATATGCAGCTGATGCCTAAAACAGTGAGCATTCTGAGTTCCAAATcttaatatacatatatgatGATCTCTGTTGAATCTGATACAGAGCTGTTTGTGGTTTTTACAATAAATCTGAGGTCAGTTCTTTGCTgatttatgaaaaagaaatgggttTCAATCTTTCTGTCTAACACCTCAAGGTCTTCATACTTGTTTGTCATGAACTCTGCTAAGAACAAAGTTGAAAGAATATGAACAAGTTATGATAAGCAAATTGTTAGCAAATGTTTCCGGTCATTAACTCGAACCggagttgagttgggttaatCGTGTGTGAAACGCCTCATGCCTAGATTCATATCATAATTTCAAGCTAAACATGCATGattttagagtttttatgACTGattcatccaaaaaaaaattaattttgttggtatagatagtaactatTCTTATCGTAGGCTATATTATGGATCAAGCCACCGAGAACTTGGGCCGACATTATCATCGGcccatcaaagaaaatatctaGAGACGTTATGTCAAGAGCTAGAAGCAAAATTTTCCCCTAATTATTAGCCATCACAagtcttttctttctttctatcttttttGAAAAGATCAAAagcctataaaattttaattgattaataattcaacttaaaaaaGTAAACTAGAGGCTAGATCCTCTACAGATCTGCGTGTCAATCTCTAAGTTGTGTATGTGATGTCCCCATATCTCTAAGTTGtgtatgtgatgtcccacattggttggggaggagaacaaaccaccattcataaaggtgtggaaactttctactagtagacgcgttttaaaatcttgaggaaaagctcgaaaggaaaagcccaaagaggacaatatcggctagcggtggatttgggccgttaaaaatgatatcagagccaaacaccagacgatgtgccagccttctcgctgttccccgaagggggtagacacagGGCGgtatgccagtaaggacgttgggacCCAAAGGGGGGTTGATTtggggggcggtcccacatcgattggaggaaggaaagagtgtcagcgaggacgttgggccccgaagaagcccaaaaaagacaatttcTGCTGgcggtggatctgagtcgttacaCTGTAAAACGGAAATATTGTAGCTTTTCATTAGCGAAGGCCTTGTGAAGTAAACCCCTTATAGGCGGTCGTAGCTAAAGTTTTGGCTCaaacttataaaaataattccaacgaagagaaaaaaaaaatacatatatatcatCCTCATCAACATCAAATTAGGTTGTCGTAACCAAACTTACTTTTcgaagataaaaatattaatcattaaacgatatttaaaataaagtttagaGTAATAGTAATCAATTATTGATAATTAGTCAATTCATtagcaaataaaataaggcTCAATCAATAATTAGAAGTTAAGGCTTATAAGAAGTAGGATGAACGAGAGCATGACTAAGAaaggcttaaaagaattgaaagtcaccGCCCctaatgttttatttggagcaattctatatTGGGTAACATCCTAGGAATTTTCGTAGAATGCATGTAAGtaaggacaaaacatgctcAAATGACATAGGTTGATTTATGGGGATAATCTTCACTTTTAGAAGAAATAGTAAGCAACGTAACAATGTCACAAGGGATGCAAGAGAATATCTGGGTGATCAGGTACCGAATCCAAATTTCGAATTCTGGGCATGAGTCGTTACATATTAAATGGTTAAATAATAGTGCATGGAccaaattgttattttctttttaagtgcAAGAACTAAAATGAGTATTGTAAAAGTTTATAGTCGTTTGGtagccattttctttttggtttttataacagtccaagcatACCGccaatagatattgtcctctttgacctttctctttcgagttttccctcaagatttttaaaacgtgtatgctagggagagatttccacactctaaAACGCATCTcacaaacatgttt
Coding sequences within it:
- the LOC111783959 gene encoding uncharacterized protein At5g39865-like; translated protein: MRCHHPLLNSILAPKLSVLSPQLLNQTLSFIQKFNLSSPPFDPSSDSSLIMGCASSHLLNHDDEFPQLGAAALTHHIVSLTSTTYGLLNLDPPSAATPAPPPRFTFGSVFPTPLSEPKSEPEVINSWELMDGLDADSFRFSLLSQSKKFALKDFDSNKENSNPNCPNQIVESAVLRPSSRAALTAPVTIPSPVKHLLDRFEVLCPPSGEHRVVVYTTTLRGIRKTFEECNAVRAAIEGTGVQICERDVSMDRGFREELKELMKGRGEEGMIPPRVFIRGRYIGNGEKVLKMVEEGVLGELLEGLPKIKAGSVCEGCGNARFLPCFQCNGSCKLVMTVKEGGLKRLGHGKAVVVKCPDCNENGLVLCPICS